The genomic region GTTCCAATATAGCCATGGCTACACAtggtaagatatatatatatttcaagtcaCTTAGCCACCATGTCTCAGCTGTCCGAGCCATAGAatcttttagtttagttttgttttccaagacaaggtttctctgtgtagttttggtgcctatcctggatctcactctgtagaccagcctggccttgaactcacagagatcaacctggcaataattacagttacaatacctattctatttgtatttggcaaaattaaagaatatattttatcatgtatcctatatttgtgagtctaaagtatTATATCTAATATATCTTTaatcataacaaaggaaaattataaatatgtagtCTTCAACTGCCTCTAAGACCTCAGAACAATATAatgttacctaagtaaacaggaaatgcaatgtaagcaacttttagaattctgaaaatgacagagacagctgtttgcaatggacagtcatccaaagttccctTGTAACTTTGGGTCATCAATGTAAAGCAAagtacatggtcaacaagacaaagtgacatcctacagaatgagaaaagatctttaccaaccccacatctgacagagggctgatatttagaatatttgaagaactcaagaaattagacatcaaaatgcccaaccatccaattaagaaatggcctatagaGTCTCTTGCTGCAGCAAGGTGAGTGGGAGCACCTGGAGCGCGAGCTCGGAACAAGACTCCACAGGTTGTAAGAAAATATCAGACAAGGCAGACATGGGGGAAATTGCCAGCTTCGATAAGGCCAAGCTGAAGAAAACCAAGAAGCAGGAGAAGAACACCCTGCCGATCAAAGAGACCATTGAACAGGAAAAGAGGAGTGAAATTTCCTAACAGCCTAGACTGGAGGATTCCTCCACCCAACCTCACCCCATCATCTCTGAGACCCCCTCATGATGTGGATGAAGAGCCACCTCCAAGATGTACTGGAGCCACAAGCTGCACTGTGAACCCAGGCACATTGCATAGATGCCACATGGGAGCGGGGGCACTAATTGGACTGCCAAATTTCACCAGTTTGCCCTGGGAtattatagaaaattatttgtataattgatgaaaataaaacGCAACTCGTGTCATggccaacaacaaaaaaaatggcctatagtgctaaacagagaatttcaacagaggaagctcaaatggctgaaagacatttaaggaattgctcaacatccctaattatccgtaaatgtaaatcaaaacgactctgaaataccaccttacacctgtcagaatggttaagaacaaaaacactgaagacatcttatgctggagaggatgtggagcaaggggaactctcctccactgttggtgggaatgcaaacttgtactgccactttggaaatcaatatggtgctttcttagaaaattgggaatcaatctcccccaagacccagatataccactcttgggcatatacctaagggatgctcaatcataccacaagggcatttgctcagctatgttcatagcagcattatttgtaatagccagaacctggaaacaacctagatgcccttcaactgaaggatggataaataaaatgtggtacatacacacaatggagtactagtcagcagagaaaaacaatgacaagatgaggtttgcaggcaaatggatggatctagagaaaaatcTTCCTGAGAGAGGTCACACAGATtcaaaaagagaaacatggtatatactcactaataccaggatactagatgtaaaacgaaggatgactagactgctactcacaactccaaggaggctacctagaaaatagtaccctaggaaagacacagggatcacccaattacagagaaatggatgagatctatatgagcaaactggacatgaggtggggtaatgaagtgcaagggtcaagggaaagagagctaagCGTTGGCCAAGATCCCAGCTggctcaagaacagaaagagaaaacaaggaaaaggtgaccatgataaatgaagaccccaatgggaataggaagaagcagagttttagagaggtcccaagaaatccacaaagatacctccacaatagactaatgtgaatggtcaagagaaagcctgatctgccctagtccggtgatcagatggccaaacaccctaactgtcttgctggaactctcatccaatgactgatggaagcagatgcaaagatcctcagccaggccccaggtggagctccaggagtccaattggcaagaaagaggagggattttatgagtgggaattgttgagaccaagattggaaaaagcacagggacaaatagcaaaactaatggaaacacatgaactattaaCCAATAaatgaggagcccccaactggatcagaccctctggataagtgagacagttgattaacttgaacagtttgggaggcccccaggaagtgggaccaggacctgtccttagtgcatgagctggctttttggaacctagggcctatatATGGATACTTTGGTCAGCCTGGGTGgagcaggggactggacctgcctggactgaatctaccaggctgaattgaatccccagggtgtccttgccctggaggagaaggaaatgggggtgggctgggcagagggcagggtgggggaggaaggtaGGAGGTAGGACAGGAGCATCCATGGCTGATATACACAattacattaaattataaaataaataaaaaaataaaatcactaataTTCCTTGCAAAAAATATACTTTCTACTACAACCAGACACAAGAATTAGCTTtgaaaaaatatacatttctCAGCAGAAATCAaatgatgaaattttaaaatacttatcatTTGCAGTgacattgaaaacaagaaatttgagcaaccaagatggctcagcaagtaaaggttcTTGCTcctaagcttgatgacctgaattcaattccaggAACCACAGAAGGACagattgtctttctttctttctttctttctttctttctttctttctttctttctttctttctttctttctttcttccttcctttctttctttct from Onychomys torridus unplaced genomic scaffold, mOncTor1.1, whole genome shotgun sequence harbors:
- the LOC118575265 gene encoding thymosin beta-10-like, coding for MAYRVSCCSKVSGSTWSASSEQDSTGCKKISDKADMGEIASFDKAKLKKTKKQEKNTLPIKETIEQEKRSEIS